CATCTTCGGCCGCTGGCTGGTCAACACCCTGCTCTACGTGGTCGTCGGCGCCGGCGGCGCCACCCTCCTGGCCATCATGGGCGGCTACGCGCTGGCCAAGTTCCGCTTCCCGGGCCGCAAGGCCGTGTTCGCCGTGATCATCGGCTCGATCTCCGTGCCGGGCATCGCCCTGGCCGTGCCGCAGTTCCTCCTGTTCGCCAAGCTGGGCCTGACCAACACCCCGTGGGCCATGATCATCCCGTCGCTGATCTCCCCGTTCGGCCTGTACCTGATGTGGATCTTCAGCGAGCAGGCCGTGCCCACCGAGCTCCTGGAGGCCGCCCGCGTGGACGGCGCGTCCGAGTTCCGCACGTTCTGGACCATCAGCCTGCCCCTTCTGGCCCCCGGTATCGTGACGACCGCCCTGTTCACGATCGTGGCGACGTGGAACAACTACTTCCTGCCGTTGATCATGTTGAAGGACGCCGACTGGTACCCGCTGACCATCGGTCTGAACCAGTGGAAGGACCAGGCCTCGACCGCGGGCGGCCAGGCCATCCAGAACCTGGTGATCACCGGCTCCCTGATCACGATCATCCCGCTGGTCATCGCGTTCCTGTGCCTGCAGAAGTACTGGCAGTCCGGCCTCGCCGCAGGCGCCGTCAAGGAGTAACCGTACTTCGGCTCCCTTCTGGTGGAGGGAGCCGAGATAAAGGCATAACCACTAACAGGAAGGAGGCGCCTATGCAGATATTCGCATTGTTGAGAATCGTGCAGGCGCCTCCTTGCGTATCTGCGTGACTCCCATTTGCCCACACGTAGATATTTATTCATTAAAGGAACAGCATCATCATGGAACATCGCGAATTCAAGTGGCCGCAGCCTCTTGCGGGTGGCAAGCCCCGCATCTGGTACGGCGGCGATTACAACCCCGACCAATGGCCTGAGGAAGTGTGGGACGAAGATGTAGCCCTCATGCAGAAGGCCGGCGTCAACCTCGTCTCCGTAGCCATCTTCTCTTGGGCCAAGCTTGAGCCCGAAGAAGGCGTGTATGACTTCGATTGGCTCGACCGCGTCATCGACAAGCTCGGCAAGGCCGGCATCGCCGTCGATCTCGCCTCCGGCACCGCATCCCCGCCGATGTGGATGACCCAGGCCCACCCGGAGATCCTCTGGGTCGACTACCGCGGCGACGTCTGCCAGCCCGGTGCCCGACAGCACTGGCGGGCCACCAGCCCGGTCTTCCTTGACTACGCGCTCAACCTGTGTCGCAAGATGGCCGAGCACTACAAGGACAACCCCTATGTGGTCTCTTGGCACGTGAGCAACGAGTACGGCTGCCACAACCGCTTCGACTACTCCGAAGATGCTGAGCGCGCCTTCCAGAAGTGGTGCGAGAAGAAGTACGGCACCATCGACGCCGTCAATGACGCCTGGGGCACCGCCTTCTGGGCGCAGCGCATGAACAACTTCTCCGAGATCATCCCGCCGCGCTTCATCGGCGATGGCAACTTCATGAACCCGGGCAAACTGCTTGACTGGAAGCGCTTCAGCTCCGACGCCCTGCTCGACTTTTACAAGGCCGAGCGCGACGCCCTGCTCGAGATCGCCCCCAAGCCGCAGACCACCAACTTCATGGTCTCCGCCGGCGGTGCCGGCATCGATTACGACAAGTGGGGTTACGACGTGGACTTCGTGTCCAACGATCACTACTTCACTCCTGGCGAAGCTCACTTCGACGAGCTGGCCTACTCGGCCTCCCTGTGTGACGGCATCGCCCGCAAGAATCCGTGGTTCCTCATGGAGCACTCCAGCTCCGCCGTCAACTGGCGTCCGATCAACTACCGCGTCGAACCCGGCGAACTGGTGCGTGACTCCCTGGCCCACCTGGCCATGGGCTCCGACGCCATCTGCTACTTCCAGTGGCGCCAGTCCAAGGCCGGTGCCGAGAAGTGGCACTCCTCGATGGTTCCTCACGCGGGCCCCGACTCCCAGATCTTCCGCGACGTGTGCGAGCTGGGTGCCGACCTCAACAAGCTTGCTGACGAGGGCCTGCTGAGCACCAAGCTGGTCAAGTCCAAGGTCGCCGTCGTCTTCGATTACGAGTCCCAGTGGGCTACGGAACACACCGCCACGCCTACTCAGGAGGTACGCCATTGGACCGAGCCGCTCGCGTGGTTCCGCGCGCTGGCGGACAACGGTCTGACCGCAGACGTGGTGCCGGTTCGCGGTCCCTGGGACGAGTACGAAGCCGTCGTGCTGCCGAGCCTGACCATCCTGTCTGAAGAGACCACGCGCCGCGTGCGCGAGTATGTGGCGAACGGCGGCAAGCTGTTCGTGACCTACTACACCGGTCTGGTGGACGACAAGGATCACGTCTGGCTGGGTGGCTACCCCGGCTCCATCCGTGACGTGGTGGGCGTGCGCGTTGAGGAATTCGCCCCGATGGGCAACGACTTCCCCGGTGCCATAGATCACCTCGACTTGGACAACGGAACCGTGGCGCACGATTTCGCCGACGTGATCACCTCCGTGGCCGATACTGCTCACGTGGTCGCTGCATTTAAGGCCGATAAGTGGACCGGTTTCGACGGTGCTCCCGCCATCACCGTCAACGATTTCGGTGACGGCAAGGCGGCCTATATCGGTGCCCGGCTTGGGCGCGAAGGTTTGGCCAAGAGCCTGCCCGCGCTGCTGGAGGAACTCGGCATCGAGACCTCGGCCGAAGACGATCGCGGCGAAGTGCTGCGCGTTGAGCGTGC
This sequence is a window from Bifidobacterium breve DSM 20213 = JCM 1192. Protein-coding genes within it:
- a CDS encoding beta-galactosidase, yielding MEHREFKWPQPLAGGKPRIWYGGDYNPDQWPEEVWDEDVALMQKAGVNLVSVAIFSWAKLEPEEGVYDFDWLDRVIDKLGKAGIAVDLASGTASPPMWMTQAHPEILWVDYRGDVCQPGARQHWRATSPVFLDYALNLCRKMAEHYKDNPYVVSWHVSNEYGCHNRFDYSEDAERAFQKWCEKKYGTIDAVNDAWGTAFWAQRMNNFSEIIPPRFIGDGNFMNPGKLLDWKRFSSDALLDFYKAERDALLEIAPKPQTTNFMVSAGGAGIDYDKWGYDVDFVSNDHYFTPGEAHFDELAYSASLCDGIARKNPWFLMEHSSSAVNWRPINYRVEPGELVRDSLAHLAMGSDAICYFQWRQSKAGAEKWHSSMVPHAGPDSQIFRDVCELGADLNKLADEGLLSTKLVKSKVAVVFDYESQWATEHTATPTQEVRHWTEPLAWFRALADNGLTADVVPVRGPWDEYEAVVLPSLTILSEETTRRVREYVANGGKLFVTYYTGLVDDKDHVWLGGYPGSIRDVVGVRVEEFAPMGNDFPGAIDHLDLDNGTVAHDFADVITSVADTAHVVAAFKADKWTGFDGAPAITVNDFGDGKAAYIGARLGREGLAKSLPALLEELGIETSAEDDRGEVLRVERADETGENHFVFLFNRTHDVAIVDVDGEPLVASLAQVNESEHTAAIQPNGVLVVKL
- a CDS encoding carbohydrate ABC transporter permease: MSAAASTRLTDAELKAQEKAARKAEKERQKRIAADEAAERRRSARAGFANVSNPRRSTLMTVLCAIFAVYCLFPFVYLVINATKTQADFTSTFGLGFGKSFALWDNIVTVFTYQGGIFGRWLVNTLLYVVVGAGGATLLAIMGGYALAKFRFPGRKAVFAVIIGSISVPGIALAVPQFLLFAKLGLTNTPWAMIIPSLISPFGLYLMWIFSEQAVPTELLEAARVDGASEFRTFWTISLPLLAPGIVTTALFTIVATWNNYFLPLIMLKDADWYPLTIGLNQWKDQASTAGGQAIQNLVITGSLITIIPLVIAFLCLQKYWQSGLAAGAVKE